One genomic segment of Pseudomonas chlororaphis subsp. aurantiaca includes these proteins:
- a CDS encoding efflux RND transporter periplasmic adaptor subunit, with protein sequence MSKNLFAPFCLLLLAAALSACDKASTAEEQAPLAKVRIETIETRPLSISSELSGRIAAPRIAEVRARVAGVVLQRTFREGTDVKQGDVLFRIDPAPFKADLDSALASLRKAEANAFQARLQEQRYAQLIEDKAISAQEYDNARANARQTAAEVAANQAAVQRARLNLGYATVTAPISGRVGRALVTEGALVGQNETTPLALIQQLDPIHADLTQSTRELNDLRRAFRAGQLQQVGQDQAKATLIQDDGSLYPLPGKLLFADISVDPSTGQIILRSEFPNPDLDLLPGSFIRVRLEQAVNRQGISVPQRAIQRDSAGIAQVLLVDAEQRVVQRPVQLGAAQKDRWIVSDGLKAGDRIVVEGLQHARPGEKVQIDDSPLPLAQTTGQ encoded by the coding sequence ATGTCGAAAAACCTGTTTGCGCCGTTCTGCCTGTTGTTGCTGGCAGCCGCGCTGAGCGCTTGTGACAAGGCCTCCACCGCCGAGGAGCAGGCGCCGTTGGCCAAGGTCCGGATCGAAACCATCGAGACTCGCCCGCTGTCGATCAGCAGCGAACTGAGCGGGCGCATCGCCGCGCCGCGCATCGCCGAGGTCCGTGCGCGGGTGGCCGGCGTGGTGCTGCAACGGACCTTCCGCGAAGGCACCGACGTCAAGCAGGGCGATGTGCTGTTTCGCATCGACCCGGCGCCGTTCAAGGCCGACCTCGACAGCGCCCTGGCCAGCCTGCGCAAGGCCGAGGCCAATGCCTTCCAGGCGCGGCTGCAGGAGCAGCGCTACGCCCAGTTGATCGAAGACAAGGCCATCAGCGCCCAGGAATACGACAACGCCCGGGCCAACGCGCGCCAGACCGCCGCCGAGGTAGCCGCCAACCAGGCCGCCGTGCAGCGTGCCCGGCTGAACCTGGGCTACGCCACCGTCACCGCGCCGATTTCCGGGCGGGTCGGCCGCGCCCTGGTCACCGAAGGCGCGCTGGTGGGCCAGAACGAAACCACGCCGCTGGCGCTGATCCAGCAACTGGACCCGATCCACGCCGACCTTACCCAGTCGACCCGCGAGCTCAACGACCTGCGCCGGGCCTTCCGCGCCGGCCAGCTGCAGCAGGTCGGCCAGGACCAGGCCAAGGCCACGCTGATCCAGGACGACGGCAGCCTCTACCCGCTGCCGGGCAAGCTGCTGTTCGCCGACATCAGCGTCGACCCGAGCACTGGCCAGATCATCCTGCGCAGCGAGTTTCCCAACCCGGACCTCGACCTGCTGCCCGGCAGCTTCATTCGCGTGCGCCTGGAGCAGGCGGTGAACCGCCAGGGCATCAGCGTGCCGCAGCGCGCCATCCAGCGCGACAGCGCCGGCATCGCCCAGGTGCTGCTGGTGGATGCCGAGCAGCGGGTGGTGCAGCGCCCGGTGCAACTGGGCGCCGCGCAAAAGGACCGCTGGATCGTCAGCGACGGCCTCAAGGCCGGCGACCGTATCGTCGTCGAGGGCCTGCAGCACGCCCGTCCGGGCGAAAAGGTGCAGATCGACGACAGCCCTCTTCCCCTTGCCCAGACCACTGGACAGTAG
- a CDS encoding response regulator transcription factor encodes MPNILLVEDDPALSELIASYLERNGYQVNVISRGDQVRERARVNPPDLVILDLMLPGLDGLQVCRLLRADSASLPILMLTARDDSHDQVLGLEMGADDYVTKPCEPRVLLARVRTLLRRSSLGEPQTASDRILMGNLCIDLSERTVSWREQLVELSSGEYNLLVVLARHAGEVLSRDQILQRLRGIEFNGTDRSVDVAISKLRRKFDDHAGEARKIKTVWGKGYLFSRSEWEC; translated from the coding sequence ATGCCCAACATTCTTCTGGTCGAAGACGACCCCGCGCTCTCTGAACTGATCGCCAGTTACCTGGAGCGTAACGGCTATCAGGTCAATGTCATCAGCCGCGGCGACCAGGTGCGTGAAAGGGCGCGGGTCAATCCGCCGGACCTGGTGATTCTCGACCTGATGCTGCCCGGCCTGGACGGCCTGCAGGTCTGCCGCCTGCTGCGGGCCGACTCGGCATCGCTGCCGATCCTGATGCTGACCGCCCGTGATGATAGCCATGATCAGGTGCTGGGTCTGGAAATGGGCGCGGACGATTATGTGACAAAACCGTGCGAGCCGCGCGTGCTGCTGGCACGGGTGCGTACCCTGTTGCGCCGTAGCAGCCTCGGCGAGCCGCAGACCGCCAGCGACCGGATCCTCATGGGCAACCTGTGCATCGACCTGTCGGAGCGCACCGTGAGCTGGCGCGAGCAATTGGTGGAACTGTCCAGCGGCGAATACAACCTGCTGGTGGTGCTGGCCCGGCATGCCGGCGAGGTGCTGAGCCGCGACCAGATCCTGCAACGCCTGCGGGGCATCGAGTTCAACGGCACCGACCGCTCGGTGGACGTGGCGATCTCCAAGTTGCGGCGCAAGTTCGACGACCACGCCGGCGAGGCGCGCAAGATCAAGACCGTGTGGGGCAAGGGCTACCTGTTCAGCCGTTCCGAATGGGAATGCTGA
- a CDS encoding ATP-binding protein: MLRILIRLYLVTIVSFSAAIYLVPELVVKVFHERFITYNLDYSRGLQTLIVKQFRGVPSEQWPALAAEMDQEFQPLHIVLTRNDDADFTLYERERLQRGENVVRVGDWGWRTLAVAPLDEHMAVQMVVPPDPIDVSLLYWSINVLIGATMLACLLLWLRPHWRDLERLKHAAERFGKGHLSERTQIPASSNIGSLANVFDTMAGDIENLLNQQRDLLNAVSHELRTPLTRLDFGLALALSDDLPATSRERLQGLVAHIRELDELVLELLSYSRLQIPAQLPEQVEVSLDEFIDSILGSVDDELESPDIVIDVSLHGSLERFTLDPRLTARAIQNLLRNATRYCEKRIKVGVQVSDSGCEIWVDDDGIGIPDDERERVFEPFYRLDRSRDRATGGFGLGLAISRRALEAQGGALTVEASPLGGARFRLWLPTPA; the protein is encoded by the coding sequence ATGCTGAGAATCCTGATTCGCCTGTACCTAGTGACCATCGTCTCGTTCAGCGCAGCGATCTATCTGGTCCCGGAGCTGGTGGTGAAGGTCTTCCACGAGCGTTTCATCACCTACAACCTGGACTATTCCCGGGGCCTGCAGACCCTGATCGTCAAACAGTTTCGCGGCGTACCCTCAGAGCAGTGGCCGGCCCTGGCCGCGGAGATGGACCAGGAGTTCCAGCCGCTGCACATCGTCCTGACCCGCAACGACGATGCCGATTTCACCCTGTACGAGCGCGAACGCCTGCAACGCGGCGAGAACGTGGTGCGGGTCGGCGACTGGGGCTGGCGCACCCTCGCGGTGGCGCCGCTGGACGAGCATATGGCGGTGCAGATGGTGGTGCCACCGGACCCGATCGACGTCAGCCTGCTGTACTGGAGCATCAACGTGCTGATCGGCGCGACCATGCTTGCCTGCCTGTTGCTCTGGCTGCGCCCGCACTGGCGCGACCTGGAGCGTCTGAAACACGCTGCCGAGCGCTTCGGCAAGGGCCATTTGAGCGAGCGCACGCAGATTCCCGCAAGCTCCAATATCGGCAGCCTGGCCAATGTCTTCGACACCATGGCCGGCGACATCGAAAACCTGCTGAACCAGCAACGCGACCTGCTCAACGCGGTGTCCCATGAGCTGCGCACGCCCCTGACCCGGCTCGACTTCGGCCTGGCCCTGGCGCTCTCCGACGACCTGCCGGCGACCAGCCGCGAGCGCCTGCAAGGGCTGGTGGCGCATATTCGCGAGCTCGACGAACTGGTGCTCGAGCTGCTGTCCTACAGCCGTTTGCAGATCCCGGCGCAGTTGCCGGAGCAGGTCGAGGTGTCGCTGGACGAGTTCATCGACAGCATCCTCGGCAGTGTCGACGACGAGCTGGAATCCCCGGATATCGTCATCGATGTGTCGCTGCACGGCAGCCTGGAGCGTTTCACCCTCGACCCGCGGCTGACCGCGCGGGCGATCCAGAACCTGCTGCGCAACGCCACGCGTTATTGCGAAAAGCGCATCAAGGTCGGGGTTCAGGTCAGCGACAGCGGCTGTGAAATCTGGGTCGACGACGATGGCATCGGCATTCCCGACGACGAGCGCGAGCGGGTGTTCGAACCTTTCTACCGCCTGGACCGCAGCCGCGATCGTGCCACCGGCGGCTTCGGTCTCGGCCTGGCGATCAGTCGCCGGGCCCTGGAAGCCCAGGGCGGGGCCCTGACCGTCGAGGCCTCGCCGCTGGGCGGCGCGCGTTTCCGCCTGTGGCTGCCGACGCCGGCCTGA
- the pncA gene encoding bifunctional nicotinamidase/pyrazinamidase, protein MPTTKTSSSRRSRKALLVIDVQNDFIPGGALAVPGGDQIVPLINRLGGHFKQVVIAQDWHPAGHISFASSHDGHAPNDIIQLPYGPQVLWPDHCVQASRGAELHPKLNLPHAQLILRKGCNPDIDSYSAFVEADRSTTTGLAGYLSQRGIDTVYLVGLALDYCVAWSALDARAAGFNTFVIVDACRAIDMDGSLDKATRQMRAAGVNLIKASELQPTALC, encoded by the coding sequence ATGCCTACTACCAAAACCTCCAGCAGCCGTCGCTCACGCAAGGCGCTGCTGGTCATCGACGTACAGAACGACTTCATCCCCGGCGGCGCACTGGCGGTACCGGGGGGCGACCAGATCGTACCCTTGATCAATCGCCTGGGCGGCCACTTCAAGCAGGTGGTGATCGCCCAGGACTGGCACCCGGCCGGGCATATCTCGTTCGCTTCCAGCCACGACGGCCACGCGCCGAACGACATCATCCAATTGCCCTATGGCCCGCAGGTGCTCTGGCCGGACCATTGCGTGCAGGCCAGCCGCGGCGCCGAACTGCACCCGAAACTCAACCTGCCCCACGCCCAGCTGATCCTGCGCAAGGGCTGCAATCCGGATATCGACAGTTACTCGGCCTTCGTCGAGGCGGACCGCAGCACCACGACCGGCCTGGCCGGCTACCTGAGCCAGCGCGGCATCGATACGGTGTATCTGGTGGGGCTGGCCCTGGACTACTGCGTGGCGTGGTCGGCGCTGGATGCGCGGGCGGCGGGCTTCAATACCTTCGTGATCGTCGACGCCTGCCGGGCCATCGACATGGACGGCTCGCTGGACAAGGCCACCCGGCAGATGCGCGCGGCAGGCGTGAACCTGATCAAGGCCAGCGAGCTACAGCCGACCGCGCTGTGCTGA
- a CDS encoding class I SAM-dependent methyltransferase, with product MKDPQPSIHHAAADGYKDAADTYVRGRPDYPPALDQWLRARLGLQAGQVVVDLGAGTGKFTGRLLATGARVIAVEPVAQMLARLAASHPQAEALSGTATSIPLADESVDAVVCAQAFHWFASHEALNEIARVLKPGGRLGLVWNLRDARVPWVQRLDRIVNALQGDTPRYYTGAWRQAFPHPLFTPLQEQHFSNSHSGAPENVIFDRVRSTSFIAALPDAERAQVDRQIAALIDEEPELRGKCLVSVPYETAAFWASKLR from the coding sequence ATGAAAGACCCGCAACCTTCGATCCATCACGCTGCCGCCGACGGCTACAAGGACGCGGCCGACACCTATGTGCGTGGCCGCCCGGATTACCCACCGGCGCTGGACCAGTGGCTGCGCGCCCGCCTGGGCTTGCAGGCCGGCCAGGTGGTGGTCGATCTCGGCGCCGGCACTGGCAAGTTCACCGGGCGTCTATTAGCCACCGGGGCGCGGGTAATTGCCGTGGAGCCGGTGGCGCAGATGCTCGCCAGGCTCGCCGCCAGCCATCCCCAGGCCGAAGCCCTGAGCGGTACCGCCACTTCTATTCCGCTGGCCGACGAGTCGGTGGACGCGGTGGTCTGCGCCCAGGCCTTCCACTGGTTCGCCAGCCATGAGGCGTTGAACGAAATCGCCCGGGTGCTCAAGCCGGGTGGCCGCCTGGGCCTGGTGTGGAACCTGCGCGATGCGCGGGTGCCGTGGGTGCAGCGCCTGGACCGGATCGTCAATGCCTTGCAAGGCGACACGCCGCGCTATTACACCGGGGCCTGGCGCCAGGCCTTTCCCCATCCGCTGTTCACACCCTTGCAGGAGCAGCATTTCAGCAACAGCCACAGCGGCGCACCGGAGAACGTGATTTTCGACCGGGTGCGCTCCACCAGTTTCATTGCCGCCTTGCCGGATGCAGAGCGGGCGCAGGTCGACCGGCAGATCGCCGCCCTGATCGACGAGGAGCCGGAGCTGCGGGGCAAATGCCTGGTCAGCGTGCCTTACGAAACCGCGGCGTTCTGGGCCAGCAAGCTGCGCTGA
- a CDS encoding crotonase/enoyl-CoA hydratase family protein: MSEYQAFRVELADNIAHVQINRPEKINSMNAAFWSEIVEIFRWIDDTDAVRVVVLSGAGKHFSSGIDLMMLAGVANELGKDVGRNARLLRRKILQLQASFNAVDNCRKPVLAAIQGYCLGGAIDLIAACDMRYAAADAQFSIKEIDIGMAADVGTLQRLPRIIGDGMLRELAYTGRTFGAEEARSIGLVNRTYADSESLLDGVMSIAWEIASKSPIAVSGTKEMISYMRDHRIDDGLEYIATWNAAMLQSTDLRVAMAAHMSKQKPEFLD, translated from the coding sequence ATGTCCGAATATCAAGCCTTTCGCGTCGAACTTGCTGACAACATCGCCCATGTGCAGATCAACCGTCCGGAAAAGATCAACTCGATGAACGCCGCGTTCTGGAGCGAGATCGTCGAGATCTTCCGCTGGATCGACGACACCGACGCGGTCCGCGTGGTGGTCCTGAGCGGCGCCGGCAAGCACTTTTCCTCCGGCATCGACCTGATGATGCTGGCGGGGGTGGCCAACGAACTGGGCAAGGACGTCGGGCGCAACGCGCGCCTGCTGCGGCGCAAGATCCTGCAGTTGCAGGCGTCCTTCAATGCCGTCGACAACTGCCGCAAGCCGGTGCTGGCGGCGATCCAGGGTTACTGCCTGGGCGGCGCCATCGACCTGATCGCCGCCTGCGACATGCGCTACGCCGCCGCGGACGCGCAGTTCTCGATCAAGGAAATCGATATCGGCATGGCCGCCGATGTCGGCACTTTGCAACGTTTGCCGCGTATCATCGGCGACGGCATGCTGCGCGAACTGGCTTACACTGGACGCACCTTCGGCGCCGAGGAAGCGCGCAGCATCGGCCTGGTCAATCGCACCTACGCCGACAGCGAAAGCCTGCTCGACGGCGTGATGAGCATTGCCTGGGAAATCGCCAGCAAGTCGCCGATCGCCGTCAGCGGTACGAAGGAAATGATCAGCTACATGCGCGACCATCGCATCGACGACGGCCTGGAATACATCGCTACCTGGAACGCCGCCATGCTGCAATCCACCGACCTGCGCGTGGCCATGGCCGCCCATATGAGCAAACAGAAACCTGAATTTCTGGACTGA
- the nudC gene encoding NAD(+) diphosphatase, which yields MTSRWTTAVLNIDLPGGWAVARGPQGFLFDDNGALFPREWLKRQDLPILAEHGIGHLDGEPVYLLELKSVSEVPGCNWKGLRAFMLDGDHTLYKVLGYAAQIGTWAREHRFCGNCGQPMTQVVRERAMYCEPCDLRSYPRISPSMIVLITRGDEVLLARSPRFVPGVYSTLAGFAEPGESAEDCLVREVREEVQIEVKNIQYIGSQCWPFPHSMMLGFHAEYAGGEIVPQEDEIEDAQWFNVHALPPLPASRSIARYLIDLYVARRLGLAEPVLPG from the coding sequence ATGACTTCACGCTGGACCACCGCAGTACTGAATATCGACCTTCCCGGCGGCTGGGCCGTGGCCCGCGGCCCGCAGGGCTTTCTGTTCGACGACAACGGCGCGCTGTTCCCCCGCGAATGGCTCAAGCGCCAGGACCTGCCGATCCTCGCCGAGCACGGCATCGGCCACCTGGATGGCGAGCCGGTGTACCTGCTGGAGCTCAAGAGCGTTTCCGAGGTGCCGGGGTGCAACTGGAAAGGCCTGCGGGCGTTCATGCTCGACGGCGACCACACCCTGTACAAGGTCCTGGGCTATGCCGCGCAGATCGGCACCTGGGCCCGCGAGCACCGTTTCTGTGGCAATTGCGGCCAGCCCATGACCCAGGTGGTGCGCGAGCGGGCGATGTATTGCGAACCCTGCGACCTGCGCAGCTACCCGCGGATTTCGCCAAGCATGATCGTGCTGATCACCCGTGGCGACGAAGTGCTGCTGGCGCGCTCGCCGCGTTTCGTCCCAGGGGTCTACAGCACCCTGGCCGGGTTCGCCGAGCCGGGCGAGTCGGCCGAGGACTGCCTGGTGCGCGAGGTGCGCGAAGAGGTGCAGATCGAGGTCAAGAATATCCAGTACATCGGCAGCCAGTGCTGGCCGTTCCCGCATTCGATGATGCTGGGGTTTCATGCCGAGTACGCCGGCGGCGAGATCGTGCCGCAGGAAGACGAGATCGAGGATGCGCAGTGGTTCAACGTGCATGCGCTGCCGCCGCTGCCGGCGTCGCGCTCGATTGCCCGCTACCTGATCGATCTGTATGTGGCCCGGCGCCTGGGCTTGGCGGAGCCTGTATTGCCGGGTTGA
- a CDS encoding TSUP family transporter, with the protein MPFELSVDLTTLAILALVAFIAGFIDAIAGGGGLLTTPALLTAGLPPHLVLGTNKLSSTFGSATASFTFYRRKLFHPRQWTHAIVGTLVGALTGAVVAHYLPAEWLNKMLPVIVFACGVYLLFGGTPKAPLDSEAPIKKKWQSTQGFSLGFYDGVAGPGTGAFWTVSSLLLYPIDLVKASGVARSMNFVSNAAALSIFIFSGQVDWAIGLSMGLSLMVGAFFGARTAISGGAKFIRPVFITVVLGLTVRLAWQHWFSAV; encoded by the coding sequence ATGCCTTTCGAACTCAGCGTAGATTTGACCACCCTCGCCATTCTTGCCCTCGTCGCCTTCATTGCCGGCTTTATCGATGCCATCGCCGGCGGGGGCGGCCTGCTCACCACGCCGGCGCTGCTCACCGCCGGCCTGCCGCCGCACCTGGTGCTGGGCACCAACAAACTGAGTTCGACCTTTGGCTCGGCCACCGCCAGCTTCACCTTCTACCGGCGCAAGCTGTTCCATCCGCGGCAATGGACCCACGCCATAGTCGGCACCCTGGTGGGCGCCCTGACCGGCGCGGTGGTAGCCCATTACCTGCCGGCCGAATGGCTGAACAAGATGCTGCCGGTGATTGTCTTCGCCTGTGGCGTCTACCTGCTGTTCGGCGGCACGCCGAAAGCCCCGCTGGACAGCGAGGCACCGATCAAGAAAAAGTGGCAATCGACCCAGGGCTTCAGCCTCGGTTTCTACGACGGCGTGGCCGGCCCCGGCACTGGCGCCTTCTGGACCGTCAGCAGCCTGCTGCTCTACCCCATCGACCTGGTCAAGGCCAGCGGCGTGGCGCGCAGCATGAACTTCGTCAGCAACGCCGCGGCGCTGTCGATCTTCATCTTCTCGGGCCAGGTGGATTGGGCCATCGGCCTGAGCATGGGCCTGTCGTTGATGGTCGGCGCCTTCTTCGGCGCCCGCACCGCCATCAGCGGCGGCGCGAAGTTCATTCGCCCGGTGTTCATCACCGTGGTCCTGGGCCTGACCGTGCGCCTGGCCTGGCAGCACTGGTTCAGCGCCGTCTGA
- a CDS encoding acyl-CoA dehydrogenase family protein — MTEHQVINPLSVGVDYEALAGRFRPIFSRIAAGTVAREQSRSLPYEAILWLKDAGFGAVRVPVEYGGGGASLPQLFQLLIELAEADSNVPQALRGHFAFAEDRLNAAPGPARDLWFKRFVDGDIVGCAWTEIGSVAIGDVITRVSPDGDKWRLNGEKFYSTGSIFSDWIDVYARRSDTGGDVIAAVRTHQPGIVQSDDWDGFGQRTTGSGTAHFVDAEVEAENLIDFATRFKYQTAFYQLVLLATLAGIGRAALRDVAHEVRTRKRIYSHGNAPRASEDAQVQQVVGDISALVYAAEASAVRAAAPAQQAYLARFAGNDDAERVANVAAEIQSATAQVVVTELIQRATSELFNALGASDIRQGKALDRHWRNARTVSSHNPVIYKARIVGDWAINGSEPPFVWQIGNGPQRKPA; from the coding sequence ATGACCGAACACCAGGTGATCAACCCATTGTCCGTAGGCGTCGACTACGAAGCCCTGGCCGGGCGCTTCCGGCCGATCTTCAGCCGGATCGCCGCCGGCACGGTGGCCCGCGAGCAATCGCGCAGCCTGCCGTACGAAGCGATCCTGTGGCTCAAGGACGCCGGTTTTGGCGCAGTGCGGGTGCCCGTGGAATACGGTGGCGGCGGCGCCTCCCTGCCGCAGTTGTTCCAGCTGCTGATCGAACTGGCCGAGGCCGATTCCAACGTGCCGCAAGCCTTGCGCGGGCACTTCGCCTTTGCCGAGGACCGGCTCAACGCCGCCCCGGGGCCGGCGCGGGACCTGTGGTTCAAGCGTTTCGTCGACGGCGACATCGTCGGCTGCGCCTGGACCGAGATCGGCAGCGTGGCCATCGGCGACGTCATCACCCGGGTCTCGCCGGATGGCGACAAATGGCGGCTCAACGGCGAGAAGTTCTACAGCACCGGGAGCATTTTCTCCGACTGGATCGATGTCTACGCCCGGCGCAGCGACACCGGTGGCGATGTGATCGCCGCGGTGCGCACCCACCAGCCGGGTATCGTGCAGAGCGACGATTGGGACGGCTTCGGCCAGCGCACCACCGGCAGCGGCACCGCGCATTTTGTCGATGCCGAGGTGGAGGCCGAAAACCTTATCGACTTCGCCACCCGCTTCAAATACCAGACCGCCTTCTACCAGTTGGTGCTGCTGGCGACGCTGGCGGGCATCGGCCGTGCCGCCCTGCGCGATGTCGCCCACGAGGTGCGCACCCGCAAGCGCATCTACAGCCACGGCAACGCGCCACGGGCCAGCGAAGATGCCCAGGTGCAGCAGGTGGTCGGCGATATCTCGGCCCTGGTGTACGCCGCCGAGGCCAGCGCGGTGCGCGCGGCGGCGCCGGCGCAGCAGGCGTACCTGGCGCGTTTTGCCGGTAATGACGACGCAGAACGGGTGGCCAATGTCGCGGCGGAAATCCAGTCGGCCACCGCCCAGGTGGTGGTCACCGAGCTGATCCAGCGCGCCACCAGCGAACTGTTCAATGCCCTCGGTGCTTCGGACATCCGTCAGGGCAAGGCCCTCGACCGCCACTGGCGCAACGCCCGCACCGTGTCGTCGCACAACCCGGTGATCTACAAGGCGCGCATCGTCGGCGACTGGGCGATCAATGGCAGCGAACCACCGTTCGTGTGGCAGATCGGCAACGGGCCGCAGCGCAAGCCGGCCTGA
- the sfnG gene encoding dimethylsulfone monooxygenase SfnG, translated as MSQQAVKFAYWVPNVSGGLVVSKIEQRTHWGIDYNRKLAQLAEAAGFEYALTQIRFTAGYGAEFQHESVAFSHALLAATEKLKVIAAILPGPWQPALAAKQLATIDQLTNGRIAVNIVSGWFKGEFQAIGEHWLEHDERYRRSEEFIRSLKGIWSQDNFSFRGDFYRFDNYSLKPKPLGQPEVFQGGSSRAARDMAARVSDWYFTNGNTPEGIKAQVDDIHAKAAANHHSVKVGVNAFVIARDTEEEARAVLAEIIDQADPEAVNAFGDAAKQAGKASPEGEGNWAKSTFEDLVQYNDGFKTNLIGTPQQIAERIVALKAVGVDLVLAGFLHFQEEVEYFGKRVLPLVRELEAKAALKREDAAA; from the coding sequence ATGAGTCAGCAAGCCGTGAAATTTGCCTACTGGGTGCCGAACGTCAGCGGTGGGCTGGTGGTCAGCAAGATCGAGCAGCGCACCCACTGGGGTATCGACTACAACCGCAAACTGGCGCAGCTGGCCGAGGCCGCCGGGTTCGAATACGCCCTGACCCAGATCCGTTTCACCGCCGGCTACGGCGCCGAGTTCCAGCATGAGTCCGTGGCGTTCAGCCATGCGCTGCTGGCCGCCACCGAGAAGCTCAAGGTGATCGCCGCGATCCTGCCCGGCCCCTGGCAGCCGGCGCTGGCGGCCAAGCAACTGGCGACCATCGACCAGCTGACTAATGGCCGGATCGCGGTGAACATCGTCAGCGGCTGGTTCAAGGGCGAATTCCAGGCCATCGGCGAACACTGGCTGGAGCACGACGAGCGTTATCGGCGTTCCGAAGAATTCATCCGTTCCCTAAAGGGTATCTGGAGCCAGGACAACTTCAGCTTTCGCGGCGACTTCTATCGCTTCGACAACTACAGCCTCAAACCCAAGCCGCTGGGCCAGCCGGAAGTGTTCCAGGGCGGCAGTTCCCGCGCCGCGCGGGACATGGCGGCGCGGGTGTCCGACTGGTATTTCACCAACGGCAACACGCCGGAAGGCATCAAGGCCCAGGTCGACGACATTCACGCCAAGGCCGCGGCGAACCATCATTCGGTGAAAGTCGGGGTCAATGCCTTCGTGATTGCCCGCGACACCGAGGAAGAAGCGCGCGCGGTGCTGGCCGAGATTATCGACCAGGCCGACCCGGAAGCGGTGAATGCCTTTGGCGATGCGGCGAAACAGGCGGGCAAGGCGTCGCCGGAAGGCGAGGGCAACTGGGCCAAATCCACCTTCGAGGACCTGGTGCAGTACAACGACGGGTTCAAGACCAATCTGATCGGCACGCCACAGCAGATCGCCGAGCGCATCGTCGCCTTGAAGGCGGTGGGCGTGGACCTGGTGCTGGCGGGGTTCCTGCACTTCCAGGAAGAGGTGGAGTACTTCGGCAAGCGCGTATTGCCACTGGTGCGCGAGCTGGAAGCCAAGGCAGCGCTGAAGCGCGAGGATGCCGCGGCTTGA
- a CDS encoding nuclear transport factor 2 family protein encodes MSSNAEVRPPLPPFTRESAIEKIRLAEDGWNSRDPQRVSLAYTLDTQWRNRAEFAHNREEAKGFLTRKWAKELDYRLIKELWAFTDNRIAVRYAYEWHDDSGNWFRSYGNENWEFDEHGLMSNRYACINDMPIKESERKFHWPLGRRPDDHPGLSELGL; translated from the coding sequence ATGTCATCTAACGCTGAAGTTCGTCCGCCACTTCCCCCTTTCACCCGCGAATCGGCCATTGAAAAGATCCGCCTGGCCGAAGACGGTTGGAACTCCCGCGATCCGCAGCGGGTGTCCCTGGCCTACACCCTGGACACCCAATGGCGTAACCGCGCCGAGTTCGCCCACAACCGCGAAGAAGCCAAGGGCTTTTTGACCCGCAAATGGGCCAAGGAACTGGACTATCGCCTGATCAAGGAACTCTGGGCCTTTACCGACAACCGCATCGCCGTGCGTTATGCCTACGAATGGCACGACGACTCAGGCAACTGGTTCCGCTCCTACGGCAACGAGAACTGGGAGTTCGACGAGCACGGGCTGATGTCCAACCGCTACGCCTGCATCAACGACATGCCGATCAAGGAAAGCGAGCGCAAGTTCCACTGGCCGCTGGGCCGGCGCCCGGATGACCATCCGGGGCTGTCCGAACTGGGTCTGTAA
- a CDS encoding TetR/AcrR family transcriptional regulator, producing MNEITSNDTRDIILDVTEKLIYRSGIAATGMDLLVKTAGVSRKSIYRYFTTKDELVVAALQRRDLRWMHWFTSEVGKAPTPAARLLNLFTVLGDWFASEDFRGCAFINTSGETGDPQDPVRVVAREHKQKLLDYVLELCKEHIAEKHGTVDSEEQARQLLILIDGAITVALVMGDRSAADNAQCMARKLLDL from the coding sequence ATGAACGAAATCACTAGCAACGACACACGCGACATCATTCTGGATGTCACCGAAAAGTTGATCTACAGAAGTGGCATCGCCGCCACTGGCATGGATCTTCTGGTGAAGACCGCCGGCGTCTCCAGAAAGAGCATCTACCGCTACTTCACCACCAAGGACGAACTGGTGGTGGCCGCCCTGCAACGCCGCGACCTGCGCTGGATGCACTGGTTCACCAGCGAAGTGGGCAAGGCCCCGACGCCGGCCGCGCGCCTGCTCAACCTGTTCACGGTACTGGGCGACTGGTTCGCCTCCGAGGACTTTCGCGGCTGCGCCTTCATCAATACCAGCGGCGAGACCGGCGATCCGCAGGACCCGGTACGGGTGGTGGCCAGGGAACACAAACAGAAACTGCTCGACTACGTGCTCGAGCTCTGCAAGGAACACATTGCTGAAAAACACGGCACCGTGGATTCGGAGGAGCAAGCCAGACAGCTGCTGATCCTGATCGACGGCGCCATTACCGTTGCACTTGTGATGGGTGATCGCAGTGCCGCCGATAATGCGCAATGCATGGCGCGAAAGTTATTGGACCTGTAA